Within Saccharomonospora cyanea NA-134, the genomic segment CCGCGGATACGACGAACAACAGGTGGACGAGTTCCTCGACGCAGTGGAACGGCAACTCGCCGCGTTCCGAGGTCCGCGGCGGGCGGTCGTCACGGCGAAGGTCCACGAACACTGATGGACATCACCGCCGAGGACGTCGACAAGGCTTGGTTCCCGCCCGCGCCGTGGGGCACCCGCGGTTACAACCGCATGCAGGTCGACGCCTTCCTCAGCCGCGTCGCGGCCACACTGGAGGGTCGCGACACCGTGACGGCGGCGGACGTGCACAAGGTCGCGTTCACGCTGTGCCCGTTCGCCCGCCGGACGGTCGGCTACGACCCCGCCGCGGTGGACTCGTTCCTGCGGCTGGTGGAGGCGGCGCTCGCGGCGCGGGAATCCGCCGCGATGTCGACGCCCTACCTCGCACCCGCCCTCGACCACAGCCACGCCCGCGTGCCGCTGTGGCGCAAGTTGGTCTGAGACGGTCAGGCCCGGGAGTCGATGAGTTCCCGGTACTGCGTCGCGGTGGCCGCGCGCTTCACCTTGCCCGACGGGGTCTTGGGGAGACTGCCCTTCGGCAGCACCACGACCGCGTAGGGACGAGCGTCCACGGCGTCGCGGACCCGCGCCGCGACCTCCTTCGCCAGCGCGTGCTCGGCATCGACGTCACCGGCCACAGTGGATTCGAGCACGACGGCGAACCGCTCCCGGCGCGTTCCCGCGTCGATGCGTACCGCCACGGCGTTGCCCGCTCTGACCCCGTCCACGGAACTCGCCGCGCGTTCGATGTCGGTGGGGTACACGTTGCGCCCGCCGAGGATGATGACGTCTTTCTTCCTGCCGCAGATGACGATCTGTCCGTCCACGAGGTACCCGACGTCACCGGTGGGAAACCAGCCGTCGGCGTCCCTCGTGTCGAGCGGACCGTCCACGGTGAGGTATCCCGGCGACACCGCTTCGCCGCGAAGCTGGATCTCCCCGACTTCGCGCTCCGCGCGCACCGCGCCAACCTCGCCGACGATCCGGGCCTCCAGACCGGGCAACGGACGGCCGAGCACGGCGAACTGCCGAACCTCGTCGGTGCCGCGCCGAGGATCGCCCTCCGGAACGGCCACCGCACGGTCGTCGTCCTCCAGCGGCCGCGCCTCGATGACGTCCACGGTGAGGCCGGTGAACAGCGGGGCGAACGACACCGCGAGCGTGGCCTCGGCGAGGCCGTACGCCGGGAACACGCATTCGGCCGGCATGCCGAACCGCTTGCCCGCGTCGGTGAACGTGCGAACGGCGGTGGGGTCGATCGGCTCGGCGCCGTTGAGAGCGATACGCAGGCTCGACAGGTCGTACGCGTTGTCGTCGTCGACCTTGGCTAGCCTGCGGCCCACGATGGCGTACGCGAAGTTCGGCGCTGCCGTGGTGGTCCCGCGGTACTTGCTGATCAGTTCCGGCCACACGAGCGGACCGCTGAGGAAGTCGACCGGAGTGATCTTGACGAGCTCCACGCCGAACGTCATGGGCACGGTCAGGAAGCCGACCATGCCCATGTCGTGGAACAACGGGAGCCACGACACCATGACGTCGGTGTCGAAGTCGAACTCCGCACGCTGCACCATCGCGGTGACGTTGGAGAACAGGTTGCCGTGCGTGATCTTCACGGCCTTCGGGTCCGCTGTGGACCCACTGGTGAGCTGCAGGAGCGCCAGCGCGTCCTCTCCCGTCGGGACGGGTTCGGCCAGTGGCTCGGCTTCGAGCAGAGCACCGATCGAGCGGTAGGCGATGCCGTGTTCGTCGAGAACCGGCGCGAGGCCGTCGAACGGCTCGCCGAGCGCGACGAGGGACGAACCGATCATCCGCAACACCCGGAGCGTGTCCTCGGCCCACCTCGCGAGGTCGGTGCGCGCGGTGGGCTGGTGCAGCATCGTGACGCTGCCGCCCGCGAGCCACACACCCTGCACCGTCGGCGCGATGAGCTCGGGAGAGCCGGCCAGCACCGCGACCGCACCACCGGGTTCGAGCCCAGCCTCGACGAGGCCTCCGGCGACGCGGCGAGCACGCTGGTGCACCTCGAACCACGTTCTCCGAACGGGCTCCCGGGGTTCCCCGGTGACCATCCCCCGCTCCCGGCCACCCGCGTGCGCGGTGGTGACCATCGTCTCCACGAACCGACTCATGAGTAAACTTTAACCTCGCCCGGTTTCACTCCAGCGCCTCGGATGTCTCCAGCCACCGCTGTTCGAGGTCTTCCTTCTCCGCCAGCACGGCCTTGAGCTCGCTGTTCAGCTCCATCAGCCGGTCGGGCTCGGTCGCGGCCGCGGCCAGCGCCTCGTGCAGTCGCGCTTCCCGCGCCTGCACGGCGTCCAGTTTTCGTTCCAGTTTGGCCAGTTCCTTCGTCGCGGCACGCCACTCGGCCGCGCTCAGTCGCGGCTCCGCGCCGGGCTCCGGTTCGGCCTTCGCCGACTGCCCGGTGCCGCGAGCATCGCGCTTACGTGCGCGCTCGGCCCTGGTTTCCAGGTACTCGTCGATCCCTCCGGGCAGGTGGGTGATGCGACCGTCGCCGAAGAGCGCCACGACGCTGTCGCACACACGCTCGACGAGGTAACGGTCGTGCGACACCACCACGAGCGTGCCCGGCCACGAGTCGAGCAGGTCCTCCAACTGCTGGAGGGTGTCGATGTCGAGGTCGTTGGTGGGCTCGTCGAGCAGTAGCACGTTGGGCTCGGCCATGAGCAGCCGCACGAGCTGCAACCGGCGTCGCTCGCCACCGGACAGGTCCTCGACGGGCGTCCACTGCCGGGCACGGCCGAACCCGAGACGCTCGGCGAGCTGGGAGGCGGACAGTTCGTACTTGCCCAGCGTGACCCGGGAGGCGACCTTCTCGACGGCTTCGAGGACTCTCAGGTCCCCGGGCAGGTCGTCGAGTTCCTGCTTCAGGTGGGCCAGGTGCACCGTCTTGCCCTCGATCCGCCTGCCCGTCTCCGGTCCGGTCTCCCCCGCCAGCAACCGCAGCAGCGTGGTCTTGCCCGACCCGTTCACTCCGACGATGCCGATCCGGTCTCCGGGGCCGATGCGCCAGGTGACGTCGTCGAGCAACGTGCGCTCGCCCGTCGAGAGCGTGACGTCCTCCAGCTCCAGCACGGTCTTGCCCAGTCGACGTTTGGCGAACGTCAACAGCTCCACCGAGTCCCTCGGCTCGGGCACGCCGGAGATCAGGGCCTCGGCGGCCTCGACGCGGTACCGCGGCTTGGACGTGCGGGCCTTCGCGCCGCGTTGCAGCCACGCGAGTTCCTTGCGGGCGAGGTTACGGCGCTTCTCCTCCGCGGCCGCGGAGAGTCGAGCCCGCTCGGCGCGAGCGAACACCCAGTCCGCGTACCCGCCCTCGTACTGCTCCACCTTCCCGCCGGTGACCTCCCACGTCCGCCCGCACACGGTGTCGAGGAACCAGCGGTCGTGGGTGACGACGACGAGCGCGGTCCTGCGCGCCAGCAGGTGGTCGGCCAGCCACCGCACACCCTCGACGTCGAGGTGGTTGGTGGGCTCGTCGAGCACCACGAGGTCGAGTTCGGCCACGAGCGCGGCGGCCAGTGCGACCCTGCGGCGTTCCCCACCGGACAGCGTGTCCGTGGGCGTGTCGAGGCCGATGGCGGAGATGCCGAGCCCGTCCACGATCGAGCGAACCCGAGCGTCGGAGGCCCACTCGTGCTCGGCGGCGTAGTCGGCCAGCACCACACCACCGACCGTGCTGCCCTCGGCCAGCTCGGTGCGTTGGGTCACGACCCGCATACGCAGGTCACGGGTGTGGCTCACCCGGCCCGAGTCGGGCGGGGTGAGTCCGGCCAGCACTTCCAACAGGGTGGTCTTGCCGCCGCCGTTGAGTCCGACGACGCCGATCCGCTCCCCCTCCCCGACGCCGAGGGACACGGCGTCGAGCAGCATCCGCTCGCCGTAGGACTTGCTGACCGACTCGAGGTTGACCAGGTTGGCCATCCGCCTGTTACGTCCTTCCGTCGTTTCGCGTCACTCGTCGCACACGCGGGCGCCCGGCACGGGTCCGTGTGCCACGCGCACCGTGCGGCACACTCCCGCGCCCGCGAGTTCGGCGGCCACCTTGAGTGCCGAGTCGCCGTCGGAGCACAGGAACGCGCACGTCGGGCCGGACCCGGAGACCACGCCGGCGAGCGCGCCCGCGCTCACCCCGGCACGCAACGTGCGGCGCAGACCCGGCCGCAGTGACACGGCCGCCGCCTGGAGGTCATTGCCGAGCAGCAGGGCGAGGCGGCGTGGATCGCCGGAGGCCAGCGCCTCCAGCAACGCCTCCGGTGAGCCGACCCTCGGCGGGTCGCCTGCCTGGCGGAGGCGGTCGAGCTCCCCGTACACCTTCGGGGTCGACAGCCCTCGCTGGTCGAACGCGAGCACCCAGTGGAAGGTGTGCCGCGACAGCACCGGCACGAGCTGCTCACCCCGACCGGTGCCCAGGGCCGTGCCGCCGTACAGGGCGAACGGTACGTCACTGCCGAGCGTCGCGGCCACCTCCGCCAGCTCGTCGCGGTGCAGGTCGAGGTTCCACAGCGTGGAGCACGCGAGCAGCGCGGCGGCGGCGTCGGCGCTGCCGCCCGCCATGCCTCCGGCCACGGGGATACCCTTGCGGATCACCACGCGTACCCGGTTGGCCTCGTCCGGTTTGCCGACGTGTTCGGCCAGCGCGCGGACCGCGCGCACAGCCAGGTTGCCGTCGTCGGTGGGCACCAGCCTGGCCCCCTCGCCGGAGACCTCGATCCCGGCCTCGGGGCTCGCGAACACCGTGACCTCGTCGGTCAGCGACAACGCGTGGAACACGGTCGTGAGATCGTGGTAGCCGTCGTCGCGCAGATCACCGACCGACAGATGCAGGTTGATCTTCGACGGCACTCGCACGGTCACGGGCGGCGGTACGACGGCAAGCACGCCCACCAGCCTACTTGGCCGCCCGGAACCGCTGGTTCAGGCGGCGACGTCGCGCAGGCCGTACATCGGCGTACTCACGTGCGCGCCGCGTTCGGCGATCCACGCCAGTGCGGCGTCGGCCCGCTGGCCCTCCACGCCGAGGCGGAAGCGAGCCACCGGAGTGTCACCGAGCCGGGTCAGGCCGCCACCGATGGTGGTGAAGTCGACTTCGAAGCGGGCAGCGGCCTCGGGCAGCAGGGCTCCCACGGCGGCGAAACCGACGAGGACGACGTCCACGGCGCGGTCGTAGGCGGACAGGTGTGTCCTCGGGGTGTCGACCCGGGGCAGCAGGGCCTCCGCGATCGGGCTTCCGGGCTTGCCGAGGAGGCTCAGCAGCGTGCCGGACTCGACGACCCTGCCCCGGTCGAGCAGCGCGACCTCGTCGCAGACCCGGCGGGCGATGTCGGCGTCCCGGGAGGTGACGATGACGGTGGCGCCCAGTTCGGCCCTGGCCCGGTCGAGGACGGACAACACCGCGGCGGACTCCTCGCCACCGACACCGTGGGTGGGGTCGTCGGCCAGCAACACCGACGGCGCCGTGGCCAGTGCCCGTGCGAGGGCCACGCGACGCTGCTGCCCCGCGGTGAGTTCCGACGGCAGCCGTGCGCCCGCCCGCGAGAGCCCGATGACGTCGAGCAACGTTCCGACCCGGCTGCGCCTGCGGTCGGGGTCCACGCCCATCCGCTCCAGCGGGGCGGCGATGTTGCCCGCGACGGTGCGCTCCGGCCGCAACGCGGGGTCCACCACCGCGACCTGCCGTTGCGCGCCCCACAGCTTGCGGCCCGCGAGCCTGCTGGTGTCCATGCCGTCGTAGCGCACCGTGCCCCTGTCGGGCCGCTCCCGCAGCGCGACGCAGCGTGCCAGCGTCGTCTTACCGGCCTGCGCCGGTCCGACGATGCCGAAGAGTGAACCCGCGTTCACTGTGAGGTTGACATCGCGCAGCGCGACCACGGGGGAGTCGGCGGAGGTGAACGACTTACTGACGTTCTCGACGGTGATCACCAAAGCTCCAGGCAGCTCGAAAACGGGCGTCCAGCACAGGACGTCCGAAAGTAGGCAGACGGCTAAGAACCGACGTTGGTCGAAAGGAAGGGCGCTCAGCGGGAAACGGTGTGGCTACAACAAGCACACACCGTGCGACGGCCTTGATCGACGACTCGACGCTGCGTCAGGAGCGGCGTGCGGTACACAGGTCCTCCATCGGTCCTGGCGGTAGCACCTTCCCCATCGGGGCGGTTGCTGCGACGTCTCGGAGCCAGGTCTCTCGGTCGCTCGGGATGGATGCCCCCACAGTACATCGAACCCACCACGCGGTTGGCAAGCGTGGCTGGGCGAGATCACACTCTCGCCGCAACCCGGGCGAGTTCGGCGAACATCTCGACCGTGAGTCGTTCACCTCGGGTGGCGGGATCGATGCCCGCGCGAGTGAGAATCTCGGCGGCACGGTCGGCCGACCCCGCCCACGAGGCCAGGGCGGCACGCAGGGTCTTGCGGCGTTGCGCGAAGGCGGTGTCGACGAGCTCGAACACGGTGTCGCGCTCGACGTCCTCGGGTGGACTCGACCGCTCGAACGCGACCAGCGA encodes:
- a CDS encoding DivIVA domain-containing protein, with amino-acid sequence MDITAEDVDKAWFPPAPWGTRGYNRMQVDAFLSRVAATLEGRDTVTAADVHKVAFTLCPFARRTVGYDPAAVDSFLRLVEAALAARESAAMSTPYLAPALDHSHARVPLWRKLV
- a CDS encoding fatty acyl-AMP ligase codes for the protein MSRFVETMVTTAHAGGRERGMVTGEPREPVRRTWFEVHQRARRVAGGLVEAGLEPGGAVAVLAGSPELIAPTVQGVWLAGGSVTMLHQPTARTDLARWAEDTLRVLRMIGSSLVALGEPFDGLAPVLDEHGIAYRSIGALLEAEPLAEPVPTGEDALALLQLTSGSTADPKAVKITHGNLFSNVTAMVQRAEFDFDTDVMVSWLPLFHDMGMVGFLTVPMTFGVELVKITPVDFLSGPLVWPELISKYRGTTTAAPNFAYAIVGRRLAKVDDDNAYDLSSLRIALNGAEPIDPTAVRTFTDAGKRFGMPAECVFPAYGLAEATLAVSFAPLFTGLTVDVIEARPLEDDDRAVAVPEGDPRRGTDEVRQFAVLGRPLPGLEARIVGEVGAVRAEREVGEIQLRGEAVSPGYLTVDGPLDTRDADGWFPTGDVGYLVDGQIVICGRKKDVIILGGRNVYPTDIERAASSVDGVRAGNAVAVRIDAGTRRERFAVVLESTVAGDVDAEHALAKEVAARVRDAVDARPYAVVVLPKGSLPKTPSGKVKRAATATQYRELIDSRA
- a CDS encoding ABC-F family ATP-binding cassette domain-containing protein yields the protein MANLVNLESVSKSYGERMLLDAVSLGVGEGERIGVVGLNGGGKTTLLEVLAGLTPPDSGRVSHTRDLRMRVVTQRTELAEGSTVGGVVLADYAAEHEWASDARVRSIVDGLGISAIGLDTPTDTLSGGERRRVALAAALVAELDLVVLDEPTNHLDVEGVRWLADHLLARRTALVVVTHDRWFLDTVCGRTWEVTGGKVEQYEGGYADWVFARAERARLSAAAEEKRRNLARKELAWLQRGAKARTSKPRYRVEAAEALISGVPEPRDSVELLTFAKRRLGKTVLELEDVTLSTGERTLLDDVTWRIGPGDRIGIVGVNGSGKTTLLRLLAGETGPETGRRIEGKTVHLAHLKQELDDLPGDLRVLEAVEKVASRVTLGKYELSASQLAERLGFGRARQWTPVEDLSGGERRRLQLVRLLMAEPNVLLLDEPTNDLDIDTLQQLEDLLDSWPGTLVVVSHDRYLVERVCDSVVALFGDGRITHLPGGIDEYLETRAERARKRDARGTGQSAKAEPEPGAEPRLSAAEWRAATKELAKLERKLDAVQAREARLHEALAAAATEPDRLMELNSELKAVLAEKEDLEQRWLETSEALE
- a CDS encoding 4-(cytidine 5'-diphospho)-2-C-methyl-D-erythritol kinase, producing the protein MLAVVPPPVTVRVPSKINLHLSVGDLRDDGYHDLTTVFHALSLTDEVTVFASPEAGIEVSGEGARLVPTDDGNLAVRAVRALAEHVGKPDEANRVRVVIRKGIPVAGGMAGGSADAAAALLACSTLWNLDLHRDELAEVAATLGSDVPFALYGGTALGTGRGEQLVPVLSRHTFHWVLAFDQRGLSTPKVYGELDRLRQAGDPPRVGSPEALLEALASGDPRRLALLLGNDLQAAAVSLRPGLRRTLRAGVSAGALAGVVSGSGPTCAFLCSDGDSALKVAAELAGAGVCRTVRVAHGPVPGARVCDE
- a CDS encoding methionine ABC transporter ATP-binding protein; this encodes MITVENVSKSFTSADSPVVALRDVNLTVNAGSLFGIVGPAQAGKTTLARCVALRERPDRGTVRYDGMDTSRLAGRKLWGAQRQVAVVDPALRPERTVAGNIAAPLERMGVDPDRRRSRVGTLLDVIGLSRAGARLPSELTAGQQRRVALARALATAPSVLLADDPTHGVGGEESAAVLSVLDRARAELGATVIVTSRDADIARRVCDEVALLDRGRVVESGTLLSLLGKPGSPIAEALLPRVDTPRTHLSAYDRAVDVVLVGFAAVGALLPEAAARFEVDFTTIGGGLTRLGDTPVARFRLGVEGQRADAALAWIAERGAHVSTPMYGLRDVAA